In the Candidatus Poseidoniia archaeon genome, CGTCATGGCCTGGACGCCGGCCGACAGCCCCGAGGCTGTCACGGGTCGCGTGGCCGAAGTCTCACTCGACCAGCTCAGCGGCAATTTCGGGCAGAAAAACTACATCGTGCGCTTCCGTGTCGGCGAAGTGCGCGGCCCCAACGCCTTCACCACCTACGACGGCCACCGGCTGACTTCCGACTACAAACGGGCGCTGATTCGGCGCCGCAACAGCCGCGTCGACTGCAATTTCACCCTCACCACCGCCGACGATGTTCACCTGCGGCTCAAGCCGATGCTGGTGGTCGACAACCGTATTCGCCGCTCGCAGGAGAAAGTGCTGCGGGCGCGGGCAAACCAGCTCATTATCGAGAGCCTCAGCGAGTTGGCGCTGAATGAGGCGCTGAAACGCATCTACTCGGGCGACCTTGCGCGCGACCTCGCCAAGGAACTGCGCGCCATCTACCCCACGCGCCGCGTCGAAATATCCAAGATTGAGGTGCTCTCACCCGACGCACTGATGGAAGTCCCACCCTCGGAAGATGAGCTGGAGCGCATCATGGCCGGGGAAGAGGAGGAAGCGGACGAGGAAACCGCGGACGCGGATGCCGATTACGAATCGCTCACCGTGCCGGAACTCAAGGAACTCCTGAAAACGCAGGGACTGCCCGTTTCCGGAAAGAAGGCCGACCTTGTTGAGCGACTGGCATCAGCCGGTAGCGACGAAGAAGAGGAGTGACGGCCCCCGAAAGGGAGCTTAGGCCATTCCGGCTGCCCGGCTTGCGCTGGGCAGGTATTTTTGCCCTGCTTACATTGCTGAGCCTGGACCTCTGGGCGTGGGGCTCGAAAGCCGTAGTCGGGGGTTGGCTACCGGTCTGGGTTTTCCACCTGCTGGTGCTACAATTCGCGCTGGCGTTCGCGCTCTGGCGCTTTGCGCGGGAGTGGAATCCATGAGCGCGACGCTGACCGTGCTGGCCGTGCTGGCAATCTACCTCGCCGGCTCCCTCTGGGTTGGATGGCGGTCCTGGCGTCAGGGAGCTGCGACGCTGGATGACTATTTTGTCGCATCGCGCCGCATCTCACCACTAGTCCTTTTCTGCACGCTCGCAGCGACTAATTTCTCGGCTTTCTTCTTCCTTGGTTTTGCCGGCGCGAGCTACCGGCTTGGCTGGCCTTTCTACGGACTGATGGCATTCGGCACTAGTCTGGTGGGGCTCAGTATCCTGCTGCTGGGGGTGCCAATCCACAAACTCGGCAAGGCGAAGGGATACCTGACACCACCGGAGCTTATCACGGGCGAAAGTGGCTCGCAACTGCTGGGATGGCTCTATGGAGCCGTGCTCGTAATTTTCACGCTCCCCTACCTCGCCATCCAGCCATACGGCGCCGGACTTGTCCTCGAGTCGCTCACCGACGGCGGTATTGACGGATTTCACGGTGCCGTGCTGCTGACTGGCGTGATGCTGCTCTACATCTGGCTGGGCGGCATGCGCTCCTCGGTCTGGACCGACCTGCTTCAGGGAGGGCTGATGCTGGGGCTGATGGTTGCCGCAGTGATGGTGGTGATGCAGGGGCTGGGCGGCTTCGGTGCGGCGGGCGGAGAACTCGCCACCGCGCACCCGCAGAAGTTCATGCGGGAGGGAGCTATCACCTGGCAGGTGTGGCTCTCCTATACCCTGCTCTGGCCGATGGTGGTCCCGATGTTTCCGCAGCTGTTCTCGAGATTCTACATCGCCGAGTCAGACCAGGCGCTCCGTACCGCAGCGTGGCTCTATCCTACTATTGTGCCACTGCTCTTCCTGGCACCGGTGCTGCTCGGTGTCAGCGGAAACCTGGACTTCCCGGGGCTCGCGAAAGCCGAGAGTGACTCGATAGTCCCAATGCTGCTGCTCGAGCATGCACCACTATGGCTGGCGGCGCTGGTGATGACCGGGGCTCTGGCAGCATTCATGTCAACTGCCGACTCGCAGTTGCTGGCGATGTCCTCCATCCTGACCCGCGATATCGCCGCATCGATGACTGAGCTGGAGGAGCAACAGCAGTATTCGCTGGGGCGCTGGCTGGTTGTAGCGCTTGCAATCGTAGGGCTGGCGCTGGCGTATGACCCACCAGATACCATCTTTAACGTCGTTTCACAGGCGTTCACCGGGCTTGCCGTGCTCTTCCCCACCACGGTCGCGCTGCTCTGGTGGCGGCGCACCCGCAGCGAAGCATGCATCGCCTCAATCCTGATGGGCGAAACCCTTGTGGCGTGGACCTACCTCGCGGCGCAGGACGAGGGAGTTCCCGAGTGGTTTACTCAGGGTTTCCACCTCAGTATGCCTGTAATTTTCCTGAGTGCAGTGACCCTTGTAACCGGTAGCCTGCTTCTCGGAAAGAGAGCCCCCACTTAAATACTGCTCGTCAGGAAACGACGCCAGTCTCGCGAGCCGCCCGCTCAATCGTTTCGGGCGGCTCGCGGTCGAGGATAGTGTAGCGCTGCGGGCGGATGGTGTGCGCCTCGCGCAGCGCCTCAAGAACGTCGGCGTCATCCAGCCCCAGCTGCTCCGCAGTGGTGGGTGCGCCGGCCGCAGCAAGGGTGTCGCGGATGCGCTCCCAGTCACCGCCGTGGAGCTGCATCGTCACAATCGAGCCGACACCGCACTGCTCGCCGTGCAGCGCGGGGCTGCCGGCGTTGGCGTCGAGCCAGTGCGAGAACTTGTGTTCGCCGCCCGAAGCGGGGCGCGACGAGCCGGCAATCGACATCGCGACGCCTGAGGAAATCAGCGCCTTGACCACCAGCCGCACCCCCTCCTCGCTGCCGCCGGCGACCAGTTCGGGGTCTTCCTCGACCAGCCGGGCGGTCATCTCCGAGAGCGCCGCCGCGTACGCCGAATACTCCTCGCCGCGGTCGCGGCCGAGCTGCCAGTCCAGCACCGCAGTCTGGTTGCTGACGATATCGCCGATGCCGGCCGCCAGCAGGCGATGCGGTGCCGAGGCGATGATGGTAGTGTCGGCGACCACCGCAATCGGCGGGCGCGCCTCCATCGAGGTCTTCTGCCCGGCAGCACGAATCGAGGCGCGCGCCGAGGCGAAACCATCGTGTGACGCCGCGGTCGGGACCGAGATGAACGGCAGGTCGAGGTGGTAGCCCGCCTGCTTGGCGAGGTCGACCGGGCGGCCGCCTCCCACGCCGGCGAGAAAGCCGCAGCCGTCGGCGGCCGTCTCGACCCGCGCCAGCTCCTCCATGCTGGCGCCGTCGATTTCGATGACCGCGACCGGGTGGCCCGTCTCCTCAAGGTAGCCAAGCACGCGGTCGCCCGCCACCGAGCGGGTGACTGCGTCGCAGACCAGCAGCCCGCGCTCGGGCAAATCCAGCTCGGCGATGACGTCCGGCAGCTGCTCGATGACGCCGGGGCCGGTGACTACCATCCGCGGCAGGACCATCGAGCGCGGCGGGCGCGGTTTCATGGCGGCGCAGCGAGCGGCGTGTTTAACCCTGATGTGCTCGCGAAAGCGGTTTGCGGAAGCGGCTGTGCTGACGCAACCGCTTAATACGGCCGCATTTACGCGCCGCCATGCGGGATGGCGATATCATCACCCTCGACTACGAGGGGCACAGCGACGGCGAACTGTTCGACACGACGCTCGAGAAGGCGGCGAAGGACGCCGGCGCCCACGAAGAGGGACGACCTTACGGGCCAATCACGGTCATTATCGGCGAGGGGCGCCTCGTGCCCGGACTCGAGGCAGCGCTGAAGAAAGGCAAGGTGGGCGAAGCGAACGAGGCGACGCTGCCACCCGAGGAGGCGTACGGCCAGCGCGACCCGAAGCTCATCGAGACCATGTCGCGGACGCGGTTCAACCGCACCTGCCCCGACGCCAAGGGCTACCCCGGCGAAGAGCTGGAAATCGAGGGGCGGCATGCGCACCTCGTCGCAATCTACGGCGCGCGCGTGCGGGTCGATTTCAACCAGCATCTGGCGGGGAAGGAGCTGGTCTTCAAGTTCACCATCAAGTCGAAGGTCTCGAAGGCGGACGCCAAGGTAGCGGCGCTGTTCGACATGGAATACCCGTCAGGCGACACGCCGGAAATCGCGCTCACTGGCAAGCGCGCCGAAATCACGCTCCCCGACCGCTGCAAGTTCGACCCGGCCTGGTTCCAGGCCAAGTATCGCGTCGTCGCGGCGCTGCGCAAGCACACCGACCTGGAAGAGATAATTTTCATCGAGAGCTACGAAGGCACCAAACCCGAAAAGAAGGAAGCGAAGAAGAAGAAAGCGCCGGCGAAGAAGAAAAAAGCCGCGAGCAAAAAGAAGGCAGCGCCGAAGAAGAAAAAGGCTGCGAAGAAGTAGTTCAGACGCGTCGCCAGCGTGCCCCGTCCGGCGTGTCCTGCACCTCGACCCCCTGCTCCGCGAGTTCGTCGCGTATCCGGTCCGCCTCCGCCCACTCCTGCGCGTCGCGGGCCGCCTCGCGCTGCGCCAGCAGTGCCTTGATTTCGGCATCGCTCGGCCCCGCCGCTTCGCGTGGTGTGAACAGCCCCAGCACCTCGCCGCCCAGCTCCTCAAATGTTGAGACGACCGCGTCGCGCAGTTCGGGCGCGAGCGATTCCGGCGCGTGCCGGTTCGCCTCGCGCGCCAGCCCGAAGAGCGCCGCGAGCGCCTCGCGAGTGTTGAAGTCGTCGTCCATCGCTGTCGTAAAGTCGGCGCGGGCGGTCGCGACCGCGTCGCGCAGCGCCTCGGGCTGCCCGTCGCCTGTTGGGGCCGCGACTGCGGCATCGCCTGCGGCGCCTGCCGCAGCGCCTTGCGGGGACGCGGCGCGGTAACGGTGGAGCGTCGCTGCGAGCCGGTCGTGGGCGGCGGCGGCTTCATCAAGCGCAGCGTCGCTGAAGTCGATGGGCGAGCGGTAGTGGCCGTTGAGCAGGTAGAACCGCACCACCTCGGCGCTGGAGTGCTGCAGGACGTCTCGCACGAGAAAGAAATTGTCGAGCGACTTCGACATCTTTTCCTTGTCGATGGTCAGGAATCCCGTGTGCAGCCAGTAGCGCACCATCGGATGTTTTCCGGTGTGGCACTCGGTCTGCAGAATTTCCGACTCGTGATGCGGGAACTTCAGGTCGCTCCCGCCGCCGTGGATGTCGAACTGCGGCCCCAGCAGCGCCAGCGACATCGCCGAACACTCGATGTGCCAGCCGGGGCGACCCAGCCCCCACGGGCTTTCCCACGACGGCTCGCCCTCGCGGGCGCCCTTCCAGAGCGCGAAGTCGGCCGGGTTGCGCTTGCGCGGGTCGACCGCGACCCGCGCGCCCGCCTCCAGTTCTTCCAGCGACTGCCCGGTCAGCGTCCCGAACTGCTCGCTCGCCGACGGGACGTCGAAGTAGACGTCGGGTGCCAGCGCCCCCTCTGCGGCCGGGGCGACGTAGGCGTGCCCCTTCACCAGCAGGTCGGCAACCAGCGCGACCATCTGCTCGACGTAGTCGGTCGCGCGCGGCATCTGGTGCGGCGGCCGCACGCCCAATGCCCCGAGGTCGGCGCTGGTGCGCTCGATGTACCGCTCCGCAAGGTCGGCCGGCGCAATGCCTTCCTCGACGGCGCGCGCGATAATCTTGTCATCGACGTCGGTGTGGTTCTGGACATGCTCGACTGCGTAGCCGGAGTGCTCGAGCCAGCGCCGCATAGCATCGAACGCGACGTAGCTGCGCGCGTGGCCGAGGTGCATGTCGTTGTAGACCGTCAGGCCGCAGACGTACATTCGCACCCTGCCCGGCTCGCGCGGCGCGAACTCCTCGAGCTTGCGGCTGGCGCTGTTGTGGACTTTGAGCACGCGACGCGAGGGTGGGCCGGATTAAAACCGCTCCCGCCCTGCGGCTGCGTGCCTGAGCTGCCCGAAGTCGAGACCTGCCGCCGCGCGCTCGCGCCGCTGCTAACGGGGCGTACCCTCACCGCCGCCGAAGCGCGCTGGCCGCG is a window encoding:
- a CDS encoding NAD(P)-dependent glycerol-1-phosphate dehydrogenase, coding for MKPRPPRSMVLPRMVVTGPGVIEQLPDVIAELDLPERGLLVCDAVTRSVAGDRVLGYLEETGHPVAVIEIDGASMEELARVETAADGCGFLAGVGGGRPVDLAKQAGYHLDLPFISVPTAASHDGFASARASIRAAGQKTSMEARPPIAVVADTTIIASAPHRLLAAGIGDIVSNQTAVLDWQLGRDRGEEYSAYAAALSEMTARLVEEDPELVAGGSEEGVRLVVKALISSGVAMSIAGSSRPASGGEHKFSHWLDANAGSPALHGEQCGVGSIVTMQLHGGDWERIRDTLAAAGAPTTAEQLGLDDADVLEALREAHTIRPQRYTILDREPPETIERAARETGVVS
- a CDS encoding sodium:solute symporter family protein, producing the protein MSATLTVLAVLAIYLAGSLWVGWRSWRQGAATLDDYFVASRRISPLVLFCTLAATNFSAFFFLGFAGASYRLGWPFYGLMAFGTSLVGLSILLLGVPIHKLGKAKGYLTPPELITGESGSQLLGWLYGAVLVIFTLPYLAIQPYGAGLVLESLTDGGIDGFHGAVLLTGVMLLYIWLGGMRSSVWTDLLQGGLMLGLMVAAVMVVMQGLGGFGAAGGELATAHPQKFMREGAITWQVWLSYTLLWPMVVPMFPQLFSRFYIAESDQALRTAAWLYPTIVPLLFLAPVLLGVSGNLDFPGLAKAESDSIVPMLLLEHAPLWLAALVMTGALAAFMSTADSQLLAMSSILTRDIAASMTELEEQQQYSLGRWLVVALAIVGLALAYDPPDTIFNVVSQAFTGLAVLFPTTVALLWWRRTRSEACIASILMGETLVAWTYLAAQDEGVPEWFTQGFHLSMPVIFLSAVTLVTGSLLLGKRAPT
- the cysS gene encoding cysteine--tRNA ligase — encoded protein: MLKVHNSASRKLEEFAPREPGRVRMYVCGLTVYNDMHLGHARSYVAFDAMRRWLEHSGYAVEHVQNHTDVDDKIIARAVEEGIAPADLAERYIERTSADLGALGVRPPHQMPRATDYVEQMVALVADLLVKGHAYVAPAAEGALAPDVYFDVPSASEQFGTLTGQSLEELEAGARVAVDPRKRNPADFALWKGAREGEPSWESPWGLGRPGWHIECSAMSLALLGPQFDIHGGGSDLKFPHHESEILQTECHTGKHPMVRYWLHTGFLTIDKEKMSKSLDNFFLVRDVLQHSSAEVVRFYLLNGHYRSPIDFSDAALDEAAAAHDRLAATLHRYRAASPQGAAAGAAGDAAVAAPTGDGQPEALRDAVATARADFTTAMDDDFNTREALAALFGLAREANRHAPESLAPELRDAVVSTFEELGGEVLGLFTPREAAGPSDAEIKALLAQREAARDAQEWAEADRIRDELAEQGVEVQDTPDGARWRRV
- a CDS encoding peptidylprolyl isomerase; the encoded protein is MRDGDIITLDYEGHSDGELFDTTLEKAAKDAGAHEEGRPYGPITVIIGEGRLVPGLEAALKKGKVGEANEATLPPEEAYGQRDPKLIETMSRTRFNRTCPDAKGYPGEELEIEGRHAHLVAIYGARVRVDFNQHLAGKELVFKFTIKSKVSKADAKVAALFDMEYPSGDTPEIALTGKRAEITLPDRCKFDPAWFQAKYRVVAALRKHTDLEEIIFIESYEGTKPEKKEAKKKKAPAKKKKAASKKKAAPKKKKAAKK
- a CDS encoding 30S ribosomal protein S3ae, producing the protein MAKAQRKVKDRWKGKSWYSLHAPSMFNYAVMAWTPADSPEAVTGRVAEVSLDQLSGNFGQKNYIVRFRVGEVRGPNAFTTYDGHRLTSDYKRALIRRRNSRVDCNFTLTTADDVHLRLKPMLVVDNRIRRSQEKVLRARANQLIIESLSELALNEALKRIYSGDLARDLAKELRAIYPTRRVEISKIEVLSPDALMEVPPSEDELERIMAGEEEEADEETADADADYESLTVPELKELLKTQGLPVSGKKADLVERLASAGSDEEEE